A stretch of the Clavibacter sp. B3I6 genome encodes the following:
- the rplM gene encoding 50S ribosomal protein L13: protein MTRTYSPKASEVQHDWVVIDATDIVLGRLASHAAALLRGKHKATFAQHMDMGDFVIIVNADKVALTGQKLEKKLAYRHSGYPGGLSSMTYVEMLEKHPTRAVEKAIRGMLPKNSLGAAQLKKLKVYAGPEHPHAAQQPTPYTLGQVAQ, encoded by the coding sequence ATGACGCGCACCTATTCCCCCAAGGCCAGTGAGGTCCAGCACGACTGGGTCGTCATCGACGCCACGGACATCGTCCTCGGCCGTCTCGCCAGCCACGCCGCCGCGCTCCTGCGCGGCAAGCACAAGGCCACCTTCGCCCAGCACATGGACATGGGCGACTTCGTGATCATCGTCAACGCCGACAAGGTGGCGCTGACCGGTCAGAAGCTCGAGAAGAAGCTGGCATACCGCCACTCCGGCTACCCGGGCGGCCTCTCCTCGATGACCTACGTCGAGATGCTCGAGAAGCACCCCACGCGCGCGGTCGAGAAGGCCATCCGCGGCATGCTGCCGAAGAACTCGCTGGGTGCGGCGCAGCTGAAGAAGCTCAAGGTCTACGCGGGCCCCGAGCACCCCCACGCTGCTCAGCAGCCCACCCCGTACACCCTCGGCCAGGTCGCTCAGTAG
- the coaA gene encoding type I pantothenate kinase, with translation MADTATGHPTSHGSLSPFVEIARADWAALAPATRLPLRETELVQLRGIGDRMDMREVGDVYLPLSRLLNLYVSGTKKLHRETSAFLGERAKSTPFIIGVAGSVAVGKSTVARLLREMLARWEDTPRVELVTTDGFLHPNAELARRGLMERKGFPESYDRRALLRFVTQVKSGVPEVRAPFYSHLAYDIVPGAEVVVRQPDVLIIEGLNVLQPAASGAGLAVSDLFDFSIYVDARTHDIAQWYEERFLSLQQGAFSNPRSYFHRYADLSREQAVAHARRIWSSINEPNLEQNIRPTRSRATLVLRKDADHSVANVLLRKL, from the coding sequence ATGGCAGACACCGCGACGGGACACCCGACGAGCCACGGCAGCCTCTCCCCCTTCGTGGAGATCGCCCGCGCGGACTGGGCGGCGCTCGCCCCCGCGACCCGCCTGCCGCTCCGGGAGACGGAGCTCGTGCAGCTGCGCGGCATCGGCGACCGGATGGACATGCGCGAGGTCGGCGACGTGTACCTCCCGCTCAGCCGGCTGCTCAACCTCTACGTGTCGGGCACCAAGAAGCTGCACCGGGAGACGAGCGCGTTCCTCGGCGAGCGGGCGAAGAGCACGCCGTTCATCATCGGCGTCGCGGGATCCGTGGCCGTCGGCAAGTCGACCGTCGCCCGGCTCCTCCGCGAGATGCTCGCCCGCTGGGAGGACACCCCGCGCGTCGAGCTCGTGACCACCGACGGCTTCCTGCACCCCAACGCGGAGCTCGCGCGCCGCGGCCTCATGGAGCGCAAGGGCTTCCCGGAGTCGTACGACCGGCGCGCGCTCCTGCGGTTCGTCACGCAGGTCAAGAGCGGGGTGCCCGAGGTGCGGGCGCCGTTCTACTCGCACCTCGCGTACGACATCGTGCCGGGCGCCGAGGTCGTCGTCCGTCAGCCGGACGTGCTCATCATCGAGGGCCTCAACGTGCTGCAGCCGGCCGCGTCCGGCGCCGGGCTCGCGGTCAGCGACCTCTTCGACTTCTCGATCTACGTGGACGCCCGCACGCACGACATCGCCCAGTGGTACGAGGAGCGGTTCCTGAGCCTGCAGCAGGGCGCGTTCAGCAACCCGCGCTCCTACTTCCACCGCTACGCGGACCTCAGCCGCGAGCAGGCGGTGGCGCACGCGCGGCGGATCTGGTCGAGCATCAACGAGCCGAACCTCGAGCAGAACATCCGGCCGACCCGCTCGCGCGCCACGCTCGTGCTCCGCAAGGACGCGGACCACTCGGTCGCGAACGTCCTGCTGCGCAAGCTCTGA
- the glmM gene encoding phosphoglucosamine mutase, with product MPRLFGTDGVRGLANGETITADLALRLAQAAAHVLGQDARDSGRRPIAVVARDPRVSGEFIAAAVAAGLASSGVDVFDAGVIPTPATAYLISDFDADFGVMISASHNPAPDNGIKFFAAGGRKLADELEDRIEAQLREPVLLPTGADVGRIRRFADAEDRYVLHLLGTLQHRLDGIHVVLDCAHGAAAGISPEVFTDAGARVTVIGNDPDGMNINDRVGSTHLDLLAEAVLRHGADVGIAHDGDADRCLAVDHTGAIIDGDQIMAVLALSMARRGLLVDRTLVATVMSNLGLRIAMAENDITVLQTRVGDRYVLEAMNEGGYSLGGEQSGHLVIAEHATTGDGILTGIQLLGEMAATGKSLRELASVMTVYPQVMINVRGVDRERVGDDAELNAAVARAEAELGDTGRILMRASGTEPMIRVMVEAADQATAERHAQELAALVTERLAI from the coding sequence ATGCCCCGGCTCTTCGGCACGGACGGCGTCCGCGGCCTCGCCAACGGCGAGACCATCACGGCGGACCTCGCCCTGCGCCTGGCCCAGGCCGCCGCGCACGTGCTCGGCCAGGACGCCCGGGACTCCGGGCGACGACCCATCGCGGTCGTCGCCCGGGATCCCCGGGTGTCCGGCGAGTTCATCGCGGCGGCCGTGGCCGCCGGCCTCGCGAGCTCCGGCGTCGACGTGTTCGACGCCGGGGTCATCCCGACGCCGGCCACGGCGTACCTCATCTCGGACTTCGACGCCGACTTCGGCGTCATGATCTCCGCGTCGCACAACCCCGCTCCCGACAACGGGATCAAGTTCTTCGCCGCAGGCGGACGGAAGCTCGCCGACGAGCTCGAGGACCGCATCGAGGCGCAGCTCCGCGAGCCCGTCCTGCTCCCCACGGGAGCCGACGTCGGCCGCATCCGCCGCTTCGCCGACGCCGAGGACCGCTACGTCCTCCACCTGCTCGGCACGCTGCAGCACCGCCTCGACGGGATCCACGTGGTCCTCGACTGCGCGCACGGCGCCGCCGCGGGCATCAGCCCCGAGGTCTTCACCGACGCGGGCGCCCGCGTCACCGTCATCGGCAACGACCCCGACGGCATGAACATCAACGACCGGGTCGGGTCCACGCACCTCGACCTGCTCGCCGAGGCCGTCCTCCGGCACGGCGCCGACGTCGGCATCGCGCACGACGGCGACGCGGACCGCTGCCTCGCCGTCGACCACACGGGCGCCATCATCGACGGCGACCAGATCATGGCCGTCCTCGCGCTCTCCATGGCCCGCCGCGGCCTGCTGGTCGACCGCACGCTCGTGGCCACCGTCATGAGCAACCTCGGCCTCCGCATCGCGATGGCCGAGAACGACATCACCGTGCTGCAGACGCGCGTCGGTGACCGCTACGTGCTCGAGGCCATGAACGAGGGCGGCTACTCCCTCGGCGGCGAGCAGTCCGGGCACCTCGTCATCGCGGAGCACGCGACGACCGGCGACGGGATCCTCACGGGGATCCAGCTGCTCGGCGAGATGGCCGCGACCGGGAAGAGCCTCCGGGAGCTCGCCTCGGTCATGACCGTGTACCCGCAGGTGATGATCAACGTCCGCGGCGTCGACCGCGAGCGCGTGGGCGACGACGCGGAGCTGAACGCCGCCGTCGCGCGCGCCGAGGCGGAGCTGGGCGACACCGGCCGCATCCTCATGCGCGCGTCGGGCACCGAGCCGATGATCCGCGTGATGGTCGAGGCCGCCGACCAGGCGACCGCCGAGCGGCACGCGCAGGAGCTGGCCGCGCTCGTCACGGAGCGCCTGGCGATCTAG
- the rpsI gene encoding 30S ribosomal protein S9, with product MAQISDSLDVAPESFSTETPNEEAPKAPRAVLNVSGGAVGRRKQAIARVRLVPGSGSITVNGREFADYFPNKLHQQLVNDPFKVLDLLGSYDVVARISGGGPSGQAGALRLGIARALNEIDEENNRATLKKNGFLSRDARVKERKKAGLKKARKAPQFSKR from the coding sequence GTGGCTCAGATCTCAGACTCCCTCGACGTGGCTCCCGAGAGCTTCTCGACCGAGACCCCGAACGAGGAGGCCCCCAAGGCCCCCCGCGCGGTCCTCAACGTGTCCGGCGGTGCCGTCGGACGACGCAAGCAGGCCATCGCCCGCGTGCGCCTCGTCCCCGGCTCCGGCTCGATCACGGTCAACGGCCGTGAGTTCGCGGACTACTTCCCCAACAAGCTGCACCAGCAGCTCGTCAACGACCCGTTCAAGGTCCTCGACCTCCTCGGCAGCTACGACGTCGTCGCGCGCATCTCCGGCGGTGGCCCCTCCGGCCAGGCCGGCGCGCTGCGTCTCGGCATCGCCCGCGCCCTCAACGAGATCGACGAGGAGAACAACCGCGCCACGCTGAAGAAGAACGGCTTCCTCAGCCGCGACGCGCGCGTCAAGGAGCGCAAGAAGGCCGGACTCAAGAAGGCCCGCAAGGCGCCCCAGTTCTCGAAGCGCTAA